The following are encoded in a window of Thunnus albacares chromosome 9, fThuAlb1.1, whole genome shotgun sequence genomic DNA:
- the aqp12 gene encoding aquaporin 12 yields MSGLNASLGYFLACVIFAASVRALLKKWPRFSFILEFASSFMLVGCWLEVQTIVEVGQWAGGLGPDVTATILFVVLLTHGVISGGASGNPSLVVLKFLQLEATTLPTLLAVAAQFLGAHLALYAAVYYWGLELTDMHMIKNLMSRECSTSLLASLLQGFFTECVCALIFHLVHLNLRRRSALIRVPLIAVLLTFLSHTARGYTSAFVNPSLAYGLTFHCPGFTFTEYAVVYWLGPITGMILALLLYMGHIPRIFAKNLLYFQKTRFRVPKGDKGEKKKM; encoded by the exons ATGTCTGGACTGAACGCATCTCTTGGATACTTCCTGGCGTGTGTGATTTTTGCAGCCTCAGTTCGAGCACTCCTTAAAAAATGGCCAAGGTTTAGCTTCATTTTGGAGTTTGCCTCCTCTTTCATGCTGGTGGGGTGCTGGCTGGAGGTGCAGACCATTGTGGAGGTGGGTCAGTGGGCTGGGGGCTTGGGTCCTGATGTAACTGCGACCATACTGTTTGTGGTGCTGCTGACCCATGGCGTGATCAGTGGCGGTGCGTCAGGGAATCCCAGCCTGGTTGTGCTGAAGTTCCTGCAGCTCGAGGCCACCACCCTGCCCACTCTCCTCGCTGTTGCAGCCCAGTTTCTCGGGGCCCActtggccctttatgcagctgTATACTACTGGGGCCTGGAGCTGACAGACATGCACATGATCAAAAACCTGATGTCAAGAGAGTGCAGCACATCACTGCTGGCCTCTTTGCTCCAGGGTTTTTTCACTGAGTGTGTCTGTGCGCTCATCTTTCACCTAGTCCACCTAAACCTGAGACGCAGATCCGCCCTGATCCGAGTACCCCTGATCGCTGTCCTCCTCACATTCCTGTCTCATACTG cCAGAGGCTACACCTCAGCCTTCGTGAATCCGTCCTTAGCTTATGGCCTCACCTTCCACTGTCCTGGATTTACCTTCACAGAGTATGCAGTGGTCTACTGGCTGGGCCCTATCACAg GCATGATTCTGGCTCTTCTCTTGTACATGGGCCATATTCCAAGGATTTTTGCCAAGAACCTACTATATTTTCAGAAGACGCGTTTCAGAGTGCCAAAGGGGgacaaaggagaaaagaagaaaatgtga
- the pak2b gene encoding serine/threonine-protein kinase PAK 2b translates to MCDNGDPEDKPPAPPVRMSSTIFSTGSSKDSLSANHSSKPLPSVPEERKPRNKIISIFSGAEKGGRKKDRDKERPEISPPSDFEHTIHVGFDAVTGEFTGMPEQWARLLQTSNITKSEQKKNPQAVLDVLKFYDSTGNGRQKYLSFSSSEKDAFTPGPQSPVKKGTEPSSPNIKDIDDDDDDETPPPVVAPRPEHTKSVYTRSVIDPIPAPSTCTDDASSRAADRQKKKGKMSDEEIMDKLRTIVSIGDPKKKYTRYEKIGQGASGTVFTAIDVATGQEVAIKQINLQKQPKKELIINEILVMKELKNPNIVNFLDSFLMGEELFVVMEYLAGGSLTDVVTETCMDEAQIAAVCRECLQALDFLHANQVIHRDIKSDNVLLGMDGSVKLTDFGFCAQITPEQSKRSTMVGTPYWMAPEVVTRKAYGPKVDIWSLGIMAIEMVEGEPPYLNENPLRALYLIATNGTPELQNPEKLSPVFRDFLNRCLEMDVEKRGGGKELLQHPFLKLAKPLSSLTPLILAAKEAMKGNR, encoded by the exons ATGTGTGATAACGGAGACCCTGAGGATAAACCCCCAGCCCCTCCAGTCAGGATGAGCAGTACCATCTTTAGCACCGGCTCCAGCAAAGACTCGCTCTCAGCCAACCACAGCTCCAAACCGCTGCCTTCTGTCCCAGAGGAGAGGAAACCTCGCAACAAGATCATCTCAATCTTCTCTGGGGCTGAGAAAG GTGGTAGAAAGAAAGATCGAGACAAAGAGCGACCAGAGATCTCACCACCTTCAGATTTTGAACACACCATACACGTTGGGTTCGATGCTGTCACAGGGGAGTTCACT GGTATGCCAGAGCAATGGGCTCGACTACTCCAGACCTCAAACATCACCAAGTCAGAGCAGAAGAAAAACCCGCAGGCTGTGCTCGACGTTCTTAAGTTCTACGACTCCACAGGCAACGGTCGTCAAAAGTACCTCAGCTTCTCATCTTCTG aaaaaGATGCATTCACTCCAGGGCCGCAGTCT CCTGTCAAAAAAGGCACTGAACCCTCATCTCCGAATATCAAAGACAtcgatgatgatgacgatgatgaaaCTCCTCCTCCTGTTGTGGCACCAAGACCAGAACACACAAAGAGT GTGTATACTCGCTCTGTTATTGACCCCATCCCTGCTCCAAGCACGTGTACAGACGATGCATCCTCCAgggctgcagacagacagaaaaagaagggCAAGATGTCAGATGAAGAGATCATGGACAAACTGA GAACCATAGTCAGCATTGGGGATCCCAAGAAGAAGTACACCAGATATGAAAAAATTGGTCAGGG AGCATCAGGAACAGTATTCACCGCCATTGATGTTGCCACAGGACAGGAG GTCGCCATTAAACAGATCAACCTACAAAAGCAGCCAAAGAAGGAGCTGATCATCAACGAGATTCTAGTGATGAAGGAGTTGAAGAACCCCAACATTGTCAACTTTTTAGACAG TTTCCTGATGGGGGAGGAGCTGTTTGTGGTCATGGAGTATCTGGCCGGTGGCTCACTGACAGATGTGGTGACAGAAACCTGTATGGATGAGGCCCAGATAGCTGCTGTCTGCCGAGAG TGTTTACAAGCATTGGATTTCCTGCATGCGAACCAGGTCATCCACAGAGACATTAAAAGTGACAACGTGTTACTCGGGATGGACGGTTCTGTCAAGCTTA CCGATTTTGGCTTCTGCGCCCAGATCACTCCAGAGCAAAGCAAACGCAGCACCATGGTAGGCACGCCTTACTGGATGGCTCCTGAGGTGGTGACCAGAAAGGCTTATGGGCCTAAAGTAGACATTTGGTCGCTGGGAATTATGGCTATTGAGATGGTTGAAGGAGAGCCCCCCTACCTGAACGAGAACCCACTACGA GCATTATATCTGATTGCCACTAACGGCACCCCCGAGCTTCAGAACCCAGAGAAGCTGTCTCCAGTCTTCAGAGATTTCCTCAACCGTTGCCTGGAAATGGATGTAGAGAAGAGAGGCGGAGGAAAAGAGCTGTTGCAG CATCCGTTCCTGAAGCTGGCGAAGCCCCTCTCCAGTCTCACACCTCTCATCCTGGCAGCCAAGGAGGCCATGAAGGGCAATCGTTAG
- the rpp21 gene encoding ribonuclease P protein subunit p21, translating to MAVHLKDKEAYQRLNYLYQAAHCVIAQNPENVELARFYCFTQKTIARRLVLRQDPSVKRTLCKKCCSLLIPGVTATTRQRRKNGKTRFTVVRCRICGQSKTLLNNPDYCLWVDRPEAQLQQQKQPDRGPSANSQPKDSEPAGSVPSTPVASTAGTQAAPLS from the exons ATGGCAGTACACTTGAAAGACAAAGAAGCTTACCAGAGACTGAACTATCTGTACCAG GCTGCACATTGTGTTATAGCTCAAAACCCAGAAAATGTGGAGCTGGCTCGTTTCTACTGTTTCACCCAGAAGACCATAGCAAGACGTTTAGTTCTTCGACA AGACCCATCAGTAAAAAGAACATTATGCAAGAAGTGCTGCTCATTGCTCATCCCTGGTGTAACTGCTACAACAAGACAACGAA GAAAAAATGGCAAGACTCGCTTCACTGTGGTGAGATGTCGCATTTGTGGGCAGAGCAAGACATTATTGAATAATCCAGATTATTGTCTGTGGGTAGACCGTCCCGAGGCTCAgctacagcaacaaaaacagccAG ATCGAGGCCCTTCTGCTAATAGTCAGCCAAAAGACTCAGAGCCTGCTGGGTCAGTGCCTTCTACACCTGTTGCAAGTACTGCCGGGACACAAGCAGCTCCCCTCTCCTGA